In Penaeus vannamei isolate JL-2024 chromosome 14, ASM4276789v1, whole genome shotgun sequence, one DNA window encodes the following:
- the LOC113803222 gene encoding zinc finger protein 184 — MKLKTLMRGELGSLWLESKTCNQAVESSSDHEPPRRKEYIAVPSEGDERLVPTVAGESQSVKKELEEYGDFEEPRRGDHGGLAAYPPRGDSQTSFEELEYLEESHPGGHNHQYQARVKELLQRTQLQRMSQLYQQAAAMQMGFVPYPYPFVVGTPDMYARALSTPMVLPSPSHPLYRPAPQTSPNTELSNISSGFYDDEALENERRHVENRVQLPRDSPTYGSLRTDNLPVYHEESTECAPPLASAVKQEVSLPMASPETTRDSADFINSLVAGSPWRPVSNSIGVRVKAEERGPEIGPLRRTRSTRSKRTSAIAVDELDEESKVSDSGYFPRYYECGACNLRMRSHQGLNKHFSSHGSNLPNLPAVCAICREALPNAFELDNHVRTHDDAGKELMQRRRAERGVRRRHECPHCGKSLAKRDSLVEHMRIHTGEKPYTCEHCQESFRSWSMYWEHIRRHRGMKYKCTTCKMEFKDQFYLQMHSCSLNVMLKG, encoded by the exons ATGAAGTTAAAGACTTTGATGAGGGGAGAGCTTGGTTCCTTGTGGCTGGAGAGCAAGACCTGTAATCAAGCCGTTGAGTCTTCTAGCGACCACGAGCCACCGCGACGGAAGGAGTATATCGCGGTGCCTTCGGAGGGCGACGAGCGGCTCGTTCCAACCGTTGCAGGGGAATCCCAGAGCGTCAAAAAGGAGTTGGAAGAATATGGTGACTTCGAAGAGCCTCGTCGTGGCGACCACGGAGGCCTCGCTGCTTACCCACCTCGAGGGGACTCGCAAACGAGTTTTGAAGAGCTCGAGTACCTGGAGGAGTCTCATCCCGGGGGTCATAACCATCAGTACCAGGCTCGCGTCAAAGAACTGTTGCAACGCACTCAACTTCAACGGATGTCGCAGTTGTACCAACAAGCAG CTGCTATGCAGATGGGCTTCGTACCGTATCCGTATCCCTTCGTCGTCGGAACACCCGATATGTACGCCCGAGCCCTCTCCACGCCTATGGTTCTCCCCAGCCCAAGTCATCCACTCTACAGGCCAGCACCACAGACATCACCGAACACGGAGCTATCTAACATCTCTAGTGGATTCTACGATGATGAAGCGCttgaaaacgaaaggagacatGTGGAAAACAGGGTCCAGCTGCCGCGGGATAGTCCAACGTATGGTTCTCTCCGCACCGACAACCTCCCGGTTTACCATGAAGAAAGCACAGAATGCGCCCCTCCCTTGGCATCAGCGGTTAAGCAAGAAGTCAGTCTCCCAATGGCATCGCCGGAGACCACGAGAGACTCGGCAGATTTCATAAATTCTCTAGTCGCGGGATCTCCCTGGCGGCCCGTTTCGAACAGCATCGGCGTCCGGGTGAAAGCGGAAGAGAGGGGCCCCGAGATCGGCCCGCTGCGGAGGACTCGGTCCACCAGATCCAAGAGAACGTCCGCCATTGCTGTGGACGAGCTAGACGAAGAATCCAAAGTCAGCGACAGTGGTTATTTCCCGAG GTATTATGAGTGCGGCGCCTGCAACTTGCGAATGAGGTCCCACCAAGGGCTAAACAAGCATTTCTCTTCGCACGGCTCCAACTTGCCCAACCTGCCGGCTGTCTGCGCCATCTGCCGCGAGGCCCTTCCCAACGCCTTCGAACTTGACAACCACGTCCGAACGCACGACGATGCGGGGAAAGAGCTCATGCAGAGGCGGCGGGCGGAGAGGGGCGTCAGGAGGCGCCACGAGTGTCCTCACTGTGGGAAATCCTTGGCCAAGCGAGACAGCCTGGTGGAACACATGAGGATACATACAGGAGAAAAGCCTTATACTTGCGAGCATTGTCAGGAGTCATTTCGATCTTGGTCGATGTACTGGGAGCACATTCGACGCCACAGAGGGATGAAGTACAAGTGCACCACGTGCAAGATGGAGTTCAAGGACCAGTTTTACCTGCAGATGCATAGCTGTAGTTTAAACGTCATGCTAAAAGGATGA